Proteins found in one Pseudoxanthomonas sp. SL93 genomic segment:
- a CDS encoding response regulator transcription factor, producing MPTLLIADDHPLFREALRGAVQRVLPGVKLHEADSVDALYVLVDAHPDADLLLMDLNMPGAHGFNALVHLRALHPQLPVVIVSAREEPAVMRRALDHGALGFIPKSADSDTIGEAIGAVLEGERWAPDEAHNAPATSRDEQEIAQRLRDLTPQQFKVLQMLGAGRLNKQIAYDLGVSEATIKAHVTAILRKLGVTNRTQAVLAAGRLAVEPDGIVLPPDEDG from the coding sequence ATGCCGACCCTGCTGATCGCCGACGACCACCCGCTGTTCCGTGAAGCACTTCGCGGGGCCGTGCAGCGCGTGCTGCCGGGCGTCAAGCTGCACGAAGCCGACAGCGTCGATGCGCTGTACGTGCTGGTCGATGCGCACCCGGACGCGGACCTGCTGCTGATGGACCTCAACATGCCGGGCGCGCATGGCTTCAACGCGCTGGTGCACCTGCGCGCGCTGCACCCGCAGCTGCCGGTGGTCATCGTGTCGGCACGCGAAGAGCCCGCGGTGATGCGACGTGCACTGGACCACGGCGCGCTTGGGTTCATCCCCAAGTCGGCCGATTCGGACACCATCGGCGAAGCCATCGGTGCGGTGCTGGAAGGCGAGCGTTGGGCGCCGGATGAGGCGCACAACGCGCCGGCGACCTCACGCGACGAACAGGAGATCGCGCAGCGCCTGCGCGACCTGACGCCGCAGCAGTTCAAGGTGCTGCAGATGCTCGGCGCCGGCCGCCTCAACAAGCAGATCGCCTACGACCTGGGCGTGTCCGAAGCCACCATCAAGGCGCACGTCACCGCCATCCTCCGCAAGCTGGGCGTCACCAACCGCACCCAGGCCGTGCTCGCCGCCGGCCGCCTGGCCGTGGAGCCGGACGGCATCGTGCTGCCGCCGGACGAGGATGGCTGA
- a CDS encoding YbjQ family protein, translating to MADPYNSSTSRTTAVLLNDAMVTTALELPGYRTTRSLGVVRGITVRSRSIVGNFLGGLQTLFGGNITIYTELCEQARYDTYRDMVQHARQLGANAIIAVRYDATELMSGLTEVLCYGTAVVVESQDD from the coding sequence ATGGCAGACCCCTACAATTCTTCGACCTCCCGCACCACGGCCGTGCTGCTGAATGACGCGATGGTCACGACCGCGCTGGAACTTCCCGGCTACCGCACCACGCGCAGCCTGGGCGTGGTGCGTGGCATCACCGTGCGCTCCCGCTCGATCGTCGGCAACTTCCTGGGTGGGCTGCAGACGCTGTTCGGGGGCAACATCACCATCTATACGGAGCTGTGCGAACAGGCGCGCTACGACACGTACCGCGACATGGTGCAGCACGCCAGGCAGCTTGGCGCCAACGCCATCATCGCCGTGCGGTACGACGCCACGGAGCTGATGTCCGGCCTGACCGAGGTGCTGTGCTATGGCACTGCGGTGGTGGTGGAGTCGCAGGATGACTGA
- a CDS encoding DcaP family trimeric outer membrane transporter gives MTKRSALMVRRPLAAALFVALIAPGMAFAQTAKEKALEARVAELERQVQLLLSSQQQQQTLITTTQEQVTQVQAKQAALPAPVPAGKQPIQNTTIMTAANPGTAFSYGGFIKMDAMVTDTSDGRIADGSSGRLFYVPSTIPVGGATADGGDPYTDFHAQFSRFWLSADHVTDSGDKFKGYVEMDFFGGGSNALAGNEVATNTYAVSLRQAYVTWNNWLAGQTWSNFMDVAALPDAVDFVGPTDGTVFVRQAQLRYTKGPWSVSVENPQTTVTPYLGGTRFNSGDNVMPDVTARWQAKGDWGHFSVAGLLRQFKALEETDTGAAVSVSGKFNLGKSDDLRYAVNAGQGIGRYLGFGIGSDVVTDAGGDIEALDGYGGFVAWRHVFSPKVRTNVMYSAAHFDNDIAITGFGVTERTQSMHANIIYSPFPKLDIGAELIYGQRSLEDEREGDLKRLHTHVKYTF, from the coding sequence ATGACCAAACGTTCCGCACTCATGGTGCGACGGCCACTGGCCGCCGCGCTCTTCGTCGCACTGATCGCGCCGGGCATGGCCTTCGCACAGACCGCCAAGGAGAAAGCCCTGGAGGCCCGCGTGGCCGAACTGGAGCGGCAGGTGCAGTTGCTGCTCTCGTCGCAGCAACAGCAGCAGACCCTGATCACCACCACTCAGGAACAGGTGACGCAGGTGCAGGCCAAGCAGGCGGCGCTGCCGGCGCCCGTGCCGGCCGGCAAGCAACCGATCCAGAACACCACCATCATGACCGCCGCCAATCCGGGCACGGCGTTCTCGTACGGTGGCTTCATCAAGATGGACGCCATGGTGACCGACACCAGCGACGGCCGCATCGCCGATGGTTCGTCCGGCCGCCTGTTCTACGTGCCCAGCACGATTCCCGTCGGCGGCGCGACCGCGGATGGCGGCGACCCGTACACCGATTTCCACGCGCAGTTCTCGCGCTTCTGGTTGAGCGCGGACCACGTGACCGACAGCGGTGACAAGTTCAAGGGCTACGTGGAAATGGACTTCTTCGGTGGCGGCAGCAATGCGCTGGCCGGCAACGAAGTGGCCACCAACACCTACGCGGTGAGCCTGCGCCAGGCCTACGTGACCTGGAACAACTGGCTGGCCGGCCAGACCTGGTCCAACTTCATGGACGTGGCCGCGCTGCCGGATGCGGTGGACTTCGTCGGTCCCACCGACGGCACGGTCTTCGTGCGGCAGGCGCAGTTGCGCTACACCAAGGGCCCGTGGTCGGTGTCGGTGGAGAACCCGCAGACCACCGTCACGCCCTACCTGGGCGGCACGCGCTTCAACAGCGGCGACAACGTCATGCCTGACGTCACCGCCCGCTGGCAGGCCAAGGGCGACTGGGGTCATTTCAGCGTGGCCGGCCTGCTGCGCCAGTTCAAGGCACTGGAGGAAACCGACACCGGTGCGGCGGTCAGCGTGTCGGGCAAGTTCAACCTGGGCAAGAGCGACGACCTGCGCTACGCGGTCAACGCCGGCCAGGGCATCGGCCGCTACCTGGGCTTCGGCATCGGCAGCGACGTGGTCACCGATGCCGGTGGCGACATCGAGGCGCTGGATGGCTACGGCGGCTTCGTCGCCTGGCGCCATGTGTTCAGCCCGAAAGTCCGCACCAACGTGATGTACTCGGCGGCGCATTTCGACAACGACATCGCCATCACCGGGTTCGGCGTCACCGAGCGCACGCAGTCGATGCACGCCAACATCATCTATTCGCCGTTCCCGAAACTGGACATCGGCGCGGAGCTGATCTACGGACAACGTTCGCTTGAGGATGAGCGCGAAGGCGACCTGAAGCGCCTGCACACCCACGTCAAGTACACCTTCTGA
- a CDS encoding TfoX/Sxy family protein: MATDRDFIDYVAEQIALGSRLTYRKMFGEYALYVDEKVVAFVCDNSVFIKPSAAVALLGAELPKRPPYPGAKDYPVVDELLDDTDAIRALMLETAALMPAPKPKKAAAAPRKPHK; encoded by the coding sequence ATGGCCACCGATCGCGACTTCATCGACTACGTAGCGGAGCAGATCGCGCTTGGCAGCCGGCTGACCTACAGGAAGATGTTCGGCGAGTACGCGCTTTATGTGGACGAGAAGGTGGTGGCGTTCGTCTGCGACAACAGCGTCTTCATCAAGCCTTCCGCTGCCGTGGCTCTCCTGGGCGCGGAGCTGCCGAAGCGGCCGCCGTATCCGGGTGCCAAGGACTACCCGGTTGTGGATGAACTGCTGGATGACACCGACGCGATCCGTGCGCTGATGCTCGAGACGGCCGCGCTGATGCCCGCGCCGAAACCGAAGAAGGCCGCCGCCGCACCGCGCAAGCCACACAAGTAG
- a CDS encoding calcium-dependent protein kinase 21 codes for MRFRRLLPAIACLPLLAQAQVNATSEYLARMDTDADGRVSLLEFQDWMTYAFDARDGDKDGVLSSAEQPGGKGQPITREQHRERLAATFRKQDTNRDGHLSAKELAAPPQ; via the coding sequence ATGCGCTTCCGACGCCTCCTGCCCGCCATCGCCTGCCTGCCGCTCCTTGCGCAGGCGCAGGTCAATGCCACCAGCGAGTACCTCGCGCGGATGGACACCGACGCCGATGGCCGGGTCAGCCTGCTGGAATTCCAGGACTGGATGACCTACGCCTTCGACGCGCGCGATGGCGACAAGGACGGCGTGCTGTCTTCCGCCGAACAGCCCGGCGGCAAGGGCCAGCCGATCACCCGCGAACAGCACCGCGAGCGCCTGGCCGCCACGTTCCGCAAGCAGGACACCAACCGCGACGGCCATCTCAGCGCGAAGGAACTGGCCGCGCCGCCGCAATAA
- a CDS encoding ATP-binding cassette domain-containing protein encodes MNLPASPDTAACAAPLFELDRATVVRGPSRVLHNLSLRIPLGQHTAILGPNGCGKSTFIKLINRELYPLAREGDAAVKVFGLRRWNVNELRNRLGVVTSDLTLDLQQMPFLRVEDAVVTGFFSSLVVPPHRDVSDEMRERARRALAEVRALPLADRQVAELSTGEMRRVLIARALVHAPQALLLDEPTAGLDLVARQHFLGLMRSLAQRGITLVLVTHHIEEVIPEIDRVLLLREGTIYADGDRAGTLTDAHLSHAFGGPVQVRRDGDYYGAGPGHA; translated from the coding sequence ATGAACCTGCCCGCCTCGCCCGATACCGCGGCCTGCGCCGCTCCCTTGTTCGAACTGGACCGCGCCACGGTCGTGCGCGGCCCCTCGCGCGTGCTGCACAACCTGTCGCTGCGCATCCCGCTGGGCCAGCACACGGCCATCCTGGGGCCGAACGGCTGCGGCAAGTCCACCTTCATCAAGCTCATCAACCGCGAGCTGTATCCGCTGGCGCGCGAAGGCGATGCCGCGGTGAAAGTGTTCGGCCTGCGCCGCTGGAACGTCAACGAACTGCGCAACCGCCTGGGCGTGGTCACCAGCGACCTGACCCTCGACCTGCAGCAGATGCCTTTCCTGCGCGTGGAAGACGCGGTGGTCACCGGCTTCTTCTCCAGCTTGGTGGTGCCGCCGCATCGCGACGTCAGCGACGAGATGCGCGAACGCGCGCGCCGGGCGCTGGCCGAGGTGCGTGCCCTGCCGCTGGCCGACCGGCAGGTGGCCGAGCTGTCCACCGGCGAGATGCGCCGCGTGCTGATCGCGCGCGCGCTGGTGCACGCGCCGCAGGCACTGCTGCTGGATGAGCCGACCGCCGGCCTGGACCTGGTGGCGCGCCAGCATTTCCTCGGCCTGATGCGCAGCCTGGCGCAGCGCGGGATCACGCTGGTGCTGGTGACGCACCACATCGAGGAAGTCATTCCAGAGATCGACCGCGTGCTGCTGCTGCGCGAGGGCACGATCTACGCCGACGGCGACCGTGCCGGCACGCTGACCGACGCCCACCTCAGCCATGCCTTCGGCGGTCCGGTGCAGGTACGCCGCGATGGCGATTACTACGGAGCCGGTCCCGGCCATGCCTGA
- the mutM gene encoding bifunctional DNA-formamidopyrimidine glycosylase/DNA-(apurinic or apyrimidinic site) lyase, with protein sequence MPELPEVETTRRGLAPHVEGRRIQAVTLRRPDLRWPIPAEVARELPGQRIDAVRRRAKYLLMDTAAGSALLHLGMSGSLRVLPADTPVTAHDHVDIALADAAGGPGRVLRFNDPRRFGSLLWQPVGEVHALLQGLGPEPLSDAFDGDYLFELSRGRKAPVKAFLMDQAVVVGVGNIYAAESLFRAGISPLRAAGKVSRERYVALAGAVKAILAYAITRGGTTLRDFLSPDGAPGYFEQELSAYGRGGEPCPRCGRPMKQASIGQRATVWCGHCQR encoded by the coding sequence ATGCCTGAATTGCCCGAGGTCGAGACCACCCGACGCGGCCTGGCGCCGCACGTGGAAGGCCGGCGCATCCAGGCGGTGACGCTGCGCCGGCCCGACCTGCGCTGGCCGATCCCGGCGGAAGTGGCGCGCGAACTGCCGGGCCAGCGCATCGATGCCGTCCGCCGCCGCGCCAAGTACCTGCTGATGGATACCGCCGCGGGCAGTGCGCTGCTGCACCTGGGCATGTCCGGCAGCCTGCGCGTGCTGCCCGCCGACACGCCGGTGACGGCGCACGATCATGTCGACATCGCCCTGGCGGACGCGGCCGGCGGGCCCGGCCGGGTGCTGCGCTTCAACGATCCGCGGCGGTTCGGCAGCCTGCTCTGGCAGCCGGTCGGCGAGGTGCACGCCCTGCTGCAGGGGCTGGGCCCGGAACCACTGTCGGACGCGTTCGATGGCGACTACCTGTTCGAACTGAGCCGCGGCCGGAAAGCGCCGGTGAAGGCCTTCCTGATGGACCAGGCGGTGGTGGTGGGGGTGGGAAACATCTACGCCGCCGAGAGCCTGTTCCGGGCGGGCATCTCGCCGCTGCGCGCGGCGGGCAAGGTCTCGCGCGAGCGGTACGTGGCGCTGGCCGGTGCCGTGAAGGCGATCCTGGCCTACGCGATCACCCGCGGCGGCACCACGCTGCGCGACTTCCTGAGCCCGGACGGCGCGCCGGGCTACTTCGAGCAGGAGCTGTCGGCCTACGGCCGCGGCGGCGAGCCGTGCCCGCGCTGCGGCCGGCCCATGAAGCAGGCGAGCATCGGCCAGCGCGCGACCGTATGGTGCGGCCACTGCCAGCGCTGA
- a CDS encoding tautomerase family protein codes for MPLITLTVRKPKDDAFKSAVLEAVHAALVASGVPATDRFQRVLELSAEDFRYDPSYPDVATARDEDFVLIEILWSAGRSVKVKRALLADLMQRLGAGGFDPENVMVCFKETTWENWAFAGGRLLHT; via the coding sequence ATGCCGCTGATCACCCTGACTGTGCGCAAGCCCAAGGACGACGCCTTCAAGTCCGCCGTGCTGGAGGCCGTGCATGCGGCGCTGGTGGCGTCCGGCGTTCCCGCCACGGATCGGTTCCAGCGCGTGCTGGAACTGTCCGCCGAAGACTTCCGTTACGACCCCTCGTACCCCGACGTCGCCACCGCGCGCGACGAGGACTTCGTGCTGATCGAGATCCTGTGGTCGGCCGGCCGCAGCGTGAAGGTGAAGCGGGCGCTGCTGGCCGACCTGATGCAACGCCTGGGCGCAGGCGGCTTCGACCCGGAGAACGTCATGGTCTGCTTCAAGGAAACCACATGGGAGAACTGGGCATTCGCCGGTGGACGGCTGCTGCACACCTGA
- the acs gene encoding acetate--CoA ligase, translated as MTDLYPVNPEFAASARITREQYQRDYQASIDDPEAFWGKAAERLEWFRKPTQIKDVSYALDEFRIRWFADGELNASVNCLDRQLAERGDKVALLFEPDGPDTPSYGVTYRELYERTCRLANALRALGVQKGDRVTIYLPMIPDAAVAMLACARIGAIHSVVFGGFAPNSIADRVADCGSKLIITADEGLRGGKKVPLKANVDAALKLPGTNSVETVLVVRHTGGAVDMQMPRDRWFDAVVDAQPAECEPERMNAEDPLFILYTSGSTGKPKGVLHTTGGYLLYAAYTHEAVFDLREDDIYWCTADVGWVTGHSYIVYGPLANGATAVMFEGVPNYPNVSRFWDVIDKHKVTIFYTAPTAIRALMREGEAPVKKTSRASLRLLGSVGEPINPEAWRWYYDVVGDGRCPIVDTWWQTETGGILITPLAGAIDLKPGSATLPFFGVRPALVDANGEQLEGATEGNLVLLDSWPGQMRSVYGDHQRFIDTYFRTYPGTYFTGDGCRRDADGYYWITGRVDDVINVSGHRIGTAEVESALVAHPKVAEAAVVGFPHDIKGQGIYAYVTLKAGETQSDELLKELVAWVRKEIGPIATPDHLQWAPGLPKTRSGKIMRRILRKIAENAPDQLGDTSTLADPSVVASLVEERKVK; from the coding sequence ATGACTGATCTGTATCCGGTCAATCCGGAATTCGCCGCCAGCGCGCGCATCACGCGCGAGCAGTATCAGCGCGACTACCAGGCCTCGATCGACGATCCGGAGGCGTTCTGGGGCAAGGCCGCGGAACGCCTTGAGTGGTTCAGGAAGCCGACGCAGATCAAGGATGTCAGCTACGCCCTGGACGAATTCCGCATCCGCTGGTTCGCCGACGGTGAACTCAATGCCAGCGTCAACTGCCTCGACCGCCAGCTGGCCGAGCGCGGGGACAAGGTCGCGCTGCTGTTCGAACCGGATGGTCCGGACACGCCGTCCTATGGCGTCACCTACCGCGAGCTGTACGAGCGCACCTGCAGGCTGGCCAACGCGCTGCGCGCGCTGGGCGTGCAGAAGGGCGACCGCGTCACCATCTACCTGCCGATGATCCCGGATGCGGCGGTGGCCATGCTGGCCTGCGCGCGCATCGGCGCCATCCACTCGGTGGTGTTCGGCGGGTTCGCGCCCAATTCCATCGCCGACCGCGTGGCCGACTGCGGCAGCAAGCTGATCATCACCGCCGATGAGGGCCTGCGCGGCGGCAAGAAAGTGCCGTTGAAGGCGAACGTCGACGCCGCACTGAAGCTGCCGGGCACCAACTCCGTCGAGACCGTCCTGGTCGTGCGCCACACCGGCGGCGCGGTGGACATGCAGATGCCGCGCGACCGCTGGTTCGATGCCGTCGTCGACGCGCAGCCGGCCGAGTGCGAGCCCGAGCGCATGAATGCCGAAGACCCGCTCTTCATCCTCTACACCTCCGGTTCCACGGGTAAGCCGAAGGGCGTGCTGCATACCACCGGCGGCTACCTGCTGTACGCGGCGTACACGCACGAAGCCGTGTTCGACCTGCGCGAGGACGACATCTACTGGTGCACCGCCGACGTGGGCTGGGTCACCGGCCACAGTTACATCGTCTACGGCCCGCTGGCCAACGGCGCCACCGCGGTGATGTTCGAAGGCGTACCCAACTATCCCAACGTGTCGCGCTTCTGGGACGTCATCGACAAGCACAAGGTCACCATCTTCTACACCGCGCCCACCGCGATCCGCGCGCTGATGCGCGAAGGCGAGGCGCCGGTGAAGAAGACCTCGCGCGCCTCGCTGCGCCTGCTGGGCAGCGTGGGCGAGCCGATCAATCCGGAAGCCTGGCGCTGGTACTACGACGTGGTCGGCGATGGCCGCTGCCCGATCGTCGATACCTGGTGGCAGACCGAGACCGGCGGCATCCTGATCACCCCGCTGGCCGGCGCCATCGACCTCAAGCCCGGCTCGGCCACGCTGCCGTTCTTCGGCGTGCGCCCGGCGCTGGTCGATGCCAATGGCGAGCAGCTGGAAGGCGCCACCGAAGGCAATCTGGTGCTGCTGGATTCCTGGCCGGGCCAGATGCGCTCCGTGTACGGCGACCACCAGCGCTTCATCGACACGTATTTCCGCACCTACCCCGGCACCTACTTCACCGGCGACGGCTGCCGTCGCGACGCCGACGGCTATTACTGGATCACCGGCCGCGTCGATGACGTCATCAACGTCTCCGGCCATCGCATCGGTACCGCCGAGGTGGAAAGCGCACTGGTCGCGCATCCCAAGGTCGCCGAAGCGGCCGTGGTCGGCTTCCCGCACGACATCAAGGGGCAGGGCATCTACGCCTACGTCACCCTCAAGGCCGGCGAAACGCAGAGCGACGAGCTGCTGAAGGAACTCGTCGCGTGGGTGCGCAAGGAAATCGGCCCCATCGCCACGCCCGACCACCTGCAGTGGGCGCCCGGCCTGCCGAAGACGCGCTCGGGCAAGATCATGCGCCGCATCCTGCGCAAGATCGCCGAGAACGCGCCCGACCAGCTCGGCGATACGTCGACGCTGGCGGACCCCTCCGTCGTCGCCTCGCTGGTGGAAGAGCGCAAGGTGAAGTAA
- a CDS encoding MFS transporter, with amino-acid sequence MSSTSIPQAGGSELTQGHKKVIFASSLGTVFEWYDFYLYGSLAVIIAKQFFSGVNETTGMIFALLAFAAGFFVRPFGAAFFGSLGDRIGRKYTFLVTILIMGISTFLVGVLPNYATIGFAAPVILIILRLAQGLAMGGEYGGAATYVAEHAPPGKRGLYTSFIQTTATLGLFLSLAVILACRLSLGTEAFEDWGWRIPFLGSIVLLGVSVWIRLQLAESPLFQQMKAEGKGSKKPFRDSLQGGNLKLMLLVLFGATAGQAVVWYGGQFYALFFLQSMIKVDPTVSYLLIAGALLLATPFFLFFGWLSDKIGRKKIIMAGCLLAALTYFPIFKGITHYANPAIAEARSSSPAIVIADPETCSFQFDPVGIRKFTSSCDVATAALTKAGVPHEIQPGPAGQIAQVQVGGNQVQSYEAAGLSKDDAKAKSGEFGTALKGALTSAGYPEKADTARINIPMTLFLLWVLVIYVTMVYGPIAAYLVELFPTRIRYTSMSLPYHIGNGWFGGFLPAISFALVAGTGNLYYGLWYPIGIAVMTLIIGTLFLRETNQVDITK; translated from the coding sequence ATGAGCTCCACCAGCATTCCGCAAGCCGGCGGCAGCGAGCTGACGCAAGGCCATAAAAAGGTCATTTTCGCGTCGAGCCTCGGCACCGTGTTCGAGTGGTACGACTTCTATCTTTACGGGTCGTTGGCCGTCATCATCGCCAAGCAGTTCTTCAGCGGTGTCAACGAAACCACCGGCATGATCTTCGCGCTGCTGGCGTTCGCCGCGGGCTTCTTCGTGCGTCCGTTCGGCGCGGCGTTCTTCGGCAGCCTGGGCGACCGCATCGGCCGCAAGTACACGTTCCTGGTCACCATCCTGATCATGGGCATCTCGACCTTCCTGGTCGGCGTGCTGCCCAACTACGCGACGATAGGCTTCGCAGCGCCGGTGATCCTGATCATCCTGCGCCTGGCACAGGGCCTGGCGATGGGCGGCGAATACGGTGGCGCGGCCACCTACGTGGCCGAGCATGCACCACCGGGCAAGCGTGGCCTGTACACCAGCTTCATCCAGACCACCGCCACGCTGGGGCTGTTCCTGTCGCTGGCGGTGATCCTGGCCTGCCGTCTGTCGCTGGGCACCGAGGCGTTCGAGGACTGGGGCTGGCGCATTCCGTTCCTGGGTTCCATCGTGCTGCTGGGCGTCTCCGTGTGGATCCGCCTGCAGCTGGCCGAGTCGCCCTTGTTCCAGCAGATGAAGGCCGAGGGCAAGGGCTCGAAGAAGCCCTTCCGCGACAGCCTGCAGGGCGGCAACCTGAAGCTGATGCTGCTGGTGCTGTTCGGCGCCACCGCCGGCCAGGCCGTGGTGTGGTACGGCGGCCAGTTCTACGCGCTGTTCTTCCTGCAGAGCATGATCAAGGTGGACCCGACCGTGTCCTACCTGCTCATCGCCGGTGCGCTGCTGCTGGCCACGCCATTCTTCCTGTTCTTCGGCTGGCTGTCGGACAAGATCGGCCGCAAGAAGATCATCATGGCCGGCTGCCTGCTGGCCGCGCTGACCTACTTCCCGATCTTCAAGGGCATCACCCACTACGCCAACCCGGCCATCGCAGAAGCCCGCAGTTCGTCGCCCGCCATCGTCATCGCCGATCCGGAGACCTGCAGCTTCCAGTTCGATCCGGTCGGCATCCGCAAGTTCACCAGCTCGTGCGACGTGGCCACGGCCGCGCTGACGAAGGCCGGCGTACCGCATGAAATCCAGCCGGGTCCGGCAGGTCAGATCGCGCAGGTGCAGGTGGGCGGCAACCAGGTGCAGTCCTACGAGGCCGCCGGGCTCTCGAAGGATGACGCCAAGGCCAAGTCCGGCGAATTCGGCACGGCGCTTAAGGGCGCGCTGACGTCGGCCGGCTATCCGGAGAAGGCGGACACCGCGCGCATCAACATCCCGATGACGCTGTTCCTGCTGTGGGTGCTGGTGATCTACGTGACCATGGTCTACGGCCCGATCGCCGCGTACCTGGTGGAACTGTTCCCCACGCGCATCCGCTACACCTCCATGTCGCTGCCGTACCACATCGGCAACGGCTGGTTCGGTGGCTTCCTGCCGGCGATCTCCTTCGCGCTGGTGGCGGGCACGGGCAACCTGTACTACGGCCTGTGGTATCCGATCGGCATCGCGGTGATGACGCTGATCATCGGCACGCTGTTCCTGCGCGAGACCAACCAGGTCGACATCACCAAGTAG
- a CDS encoding ECF-type sigma factor: MADAPDITLWLDSARSGDRAALDRVLATLYQELHTMARRQLSGQHGYTLDATALVHESYLKLIGSGGNAKFEDRAHFFAYAASSMRSVVVDYARSRLARKRGGDLKRVADIPEEVEGSLRLDEDMLALNDALDKLSAADERLAQVVEMRYFAGLSELEIAELLQRSERSIRRDWQKARLFLLSAMQED; encoded by the coding sequence ATGGCCGACGCACCCGACATCACGCTGTGGCTGGACTCGGCCCGCAGCGGCGACCGCGCCGCGCTGGACCGCGTGCTGGCCACGCTGTACCAGGAACTGCACACCATGGCCCGCCGCCAGTTGTCGGGCCAGCACGGCTACACGCTGGACGCCACGGCGCTGGTGCACGAGTCGTACCTGAAGCTCATCGGCAGCGGCGGCAACGCCAAGTTCGAGGACCGGGCGCACTTCTTCGCCTACGCTGCATCATCGATGCGCAGCGTGGTGGTGGACTATGCCCGCAGCCGCCTGGCGCGCAAGCGCGGCGGCGACCTGAAGCGCGTGGCCGACATTCCCGAGGAAGTCGAAGGCAGCCTGCGCCTGGACGAGGACATGCTGGCGCTGAACGATGCGCTGGACAAACTCTCCGCCGCCGACGAACGCCTGGCGCAGGTTGTCGAGATGCGCTATTTCGCCGGCCTGTCCGAGCTGGAGATCGCCGAACTGCTGCAGCGTTCCGAACGCAGCATCCGTCGCGACTGGCAGAAGGCGCGGCTGTTCCTGCTGTCCGCGATGCAGGAAGACTGA